In Dama dama isolate Ldn47 chromosome X, ASM3311817v1, whole genome shotgun sequence, one genomic interval encodes:
- the LOC133052280 gene encoding heat shock transcription factor, X-linked member 3-like, translated as MASQNSHKAHAAPLAPLTYGEPAAGDPRDSSPDPNVDSGEALEKQVDQPESLDPGLQYDLLPQGLKPEMANKEENNTFLGLSFPRKLWRIVEDAAFTSVRWNDEGDMVVIEADLFQAEVLQRRGADQIFETESIKSFICELNLYGFSKISPLGCSAGKKMMIYHNSNFQRDKPLLLQNISKRKKRVVATRHSPRLHHNQCTQEAGKKVQKGTPPARRTLSRRSFVLSRLWSMGSVAGRAGVKHLLSEQGGPSGKGTSNSAMSVPPATSGRESTGQMPESPPEYPDYDSVMALYNTCYSILTAALSSTAPNEAPGSEEEQGEYMCVLCEQVKDKPNP; from the exons ATGGCTAGTCAGAATTCCCACAAGGCACATGCAGCCCCTCTGGCTCCATTAACTTATGGGGAGCCTGCAGCAGGGGACCCCCGTGATTCCTCCCCAGATCCAAATGTTGATTCAGGGGAAGCTTTGGAGAAGCAGGTTGACCAACCTGAGAGCCTAGATCCAGGCCTCCAATACGATCTGCTCCCACAGGGCCTGAAGCCAGAAATGGCCAACAAGGAAGAGAACAACACCTTCCTCGGGCTGTCCTTCCCCAGGAAGCTCTGGAGGATCGTGGAGGATGCGGCCTTCACCTCTGTGCGCTGGAATGATGAGGGAGACATGGTGGTCATCGAGGCAGATCTCTTCCAGGCAGAGGTCCTCCAGCGCAGAGGTGCAGACCAGATCTTCGAGACAGAAAGCATCAAGAGCTTCATCTGTGAACTGAACCTGTATGGTTTCAGTAAAATCTCCCCTTTGGGTTGCTCTGCAGGGAAGAAGATGATG aTCTATCACAACTCCAACTTTCAGAGAGACAAGCCTCTCCTCCTGCAGAACATCTCAAAGAGAAAGAAGCGAGTGGTGGCGACCAGACACTCTCCTCGACTCCACCACAACCAGTGCACCCAAGAGGCGGGCAAGAAAGTCCAGAAGGGAACCCCACCTGCTCGCAGAACCCTCAGCCGGCGATCATTTGTGCTCTCTCGCCTTTGGTCTATGGGCAGTGTAGCCGGACGGGCCGGGGTAAAGCATCTCCTCAGCGAGCAGGGCGGCCCCAGTGGAAAGGGTACGTCCAACAGTGCCATGTCTGTACCCCCAGCTACTTCTGGGAGGGAGAGTACAGGGCAAATGCCCGAGAGCCCCCCAGAGTACCCAGATTATGATTCAGTGATGGCTTTGTACAACACCTGTTACTCCATCCTGACGGCAGCCCTTTCCAGCACAGCCCCAAATGAGGCCCCTGGGTCggaggaggagcagggagagTACATGTGTGTCCTCTGTGAGCAGGTCAAGGACAAGCCCAATCCATGA